gagaagagaagagaagagaaaaatTATTGGATTATGATTCTCTTTATTTTAAATCCCCTTCATCTTCAATTCCTTCATATTTGAACGATTATGgtgattaagtcacgtcaacacttgatattaatttaattataaagagaaaacaaatgagaaaaaaataaaactggaAGAGAGATTTTAAAAAGCAGAAAATCCCACTCCGTCTCGAAAAATAAAGGCAATTTCTGGATCTCGACTGAAATGTGCTATCAGGTAGTGGGCGTGTGGTAGAGCCCACAGAAATGATAGTGTTCAAAAGTAGTTTCTTGTGTGTTAACAATATACGAATGGCCCAGCAACATCCATCCCTTATCCTCCTATTGGTAATTTGGTATTGGATTCCAACACCAGAAACCTTCAAGTTTTTCAACCAGATGTAACACAACTCAGTAAATCCAAGTATTTAACGTAACACACCAGACTAGTTGCCCTGTTCAAAACTCCTATCTAACGACAAGCGTCGAACACGTGCTTCAGAATGTCGGTGACAATATCTAGAACATCCTCTTGATCGCATCTTGTTACAAACTCAACTGCAATCGGAAAAAGTATTTCAATCAGTACCAGTGCTCTCCCTCTGTCACTTCAACACAggaaaagagaaataaataaaaaaggatgACAAAGGTGGGGCGTGTAGGGAGGACCAAACAACTGAGATGCTGCAATAGCAGTGTAGAAACACGAAATGGTGAAAAGTAcagaacaaattgaaaaaaaaaagtcgaaAACGCATCATTTAAAGCAGGAGTACtactgataaaaaaaaaagaaaaaaaaaaagcaggaaTTCGGGAAGCACCTAACAATCGAGTAGAGTGGGAGATACTGTAAGAAGAGCATCAAATCTTCGTTGAAAGAAAGACAACAAAATTTGGGAAAGGGGAGTGTAAAGTTGGAAATGGACCCCTTCGATATATATGATCAACAGATCAAGATCAATGATGTAGCATTGTGTGTCTGGTTAATTCTACACTTTCTAGCTCTTGGAACTCACTTGTGTGGACAGCCTACCATGCTAGTACGCATGAAAAATATGCACCTCTCTTTCACCACCCCACCACTTAGTCACTCGTCGAGCGAGtattaaacaaaaacagaaacacCTACCTAATAGCTAACGCCTATCCAATCGCAAATGTAAGTGCAAGTAGACGTGTACAGTTAACCATGCTGTACCAGACACAACGATGTTTGATATGTCCTCTTAATTTTTTACTTGATATGCTAAGTGCTGTCTTTTAACTTTTTCCTTCCATAATTGAGCTTGCACTCATGCAGGAAACAATTAGTTGTTGTGCAGTGCTTTGTATTGAATCTGCTTCGAACGGGTCTGTGTAAGCGAAATTTCATCTTGCTTCTTCTAAGCCTAACGTTTGATgttgaatattaaaaaagaaagaaactagCTGCTACATAGTCCATCAACTAGGGAATCCAGAACAGATATTCTGAGATGCAAGGGGAATCAAGGGTAAGATCACCGTCAGAAAGAATATGTTGTCAGCAAGGATTCTATCCAGTTGAAAAATGGTACAATGGACCACAGAAAGTGGGTTTACATCATATGATCAAAAGGCCCACCAAATTGATGATCATATATAGCCGGTGGTCAAGAATCAAACAAAGCTGTGGAATGGAGATGGGTGGACTCTTGATCGACTAAGTAGTCATTGTACAAAAAGGTGTCAGTCTCCCTCTTCACGTCAGTTTCTCTCATAAGAACTGGGGACCCTGGGACTATTGCTTGGGAGCTCATCACGGCAAGAACAAGGACTCTAAACTCACGACTTTTTGGTGTGGGCAAATAGTCAAGAATGCGGTTTGAATTAACGAGGGTCCAGCTCAAAATGCAGGGCTAATAAATCTCTTGCCTAATTGACACGATTTTAGGAGAAGGGAGACTAAAAAGTAGGGTTAAAGGAAAGGAAGCAAATCAAGGGTGCAGCGTATCAGTATCTGACTGAGCTAACAAGGATATTTCACATGACTGAGCATTTGTTAGAAATCAACTGGTCCTAGGATCCCACGTTTTAATACTAAACATGCTATGCATGCTCGCGTCATCGTAGTTAAGAAAACTAGAAATCTTACCCCAAGGAAGAACAGAAAATTCCAACATCTGTTTAGGAACTGTGATGATATATGAAGCAACCtgcaaaacaacataaaaacaaaattacagaACACAAACCAAAGTTAGCTACATTTTACTAGTACTAGGATTCTGTTTTGTTAAACATGCCAAGATTGATACAGCAAGAGAGCGAGGATTGGTGTAGAGCATCGATGTCTCCTGTTTTCGTAAAGAATATCTATGATGTCCATGCCTGCTCAAAGTTCACAACTTCCCCAACTTTTGCCACTCCCCTGAACTCAAAAACACACGAAAGATGTATCAAAGTGAAGCTAGTAATCCTCGAAACAAGAAGATTATGAAAGAAAGGAGCTAATACTAGTACAATGAAAGTAACGAAAGCTTACTTAAACTGGGGCAGAAGCTCTTCAAAGTGTCCAAAAGCAATATTGTTCATGCCAATTTCAAAGTGCCCGGAAGCCGACTAGCACAATACaaagcaaataaaaagaaagaaaataagagaaatTCCGGAGCTCTAAAACCACCTACTGTGACATGACCAACAGAAATGTACAGCACCCGATAAGCAAAAAAATATCGTATGCTTATGTGAAATATGTACTTTGCGAAGCCCTTGGCAAAAATAGCACTACATATTAATCGCTTACTGCTTCCAAGTAATCTCAAACGGTGTAGTGTTGTTCCTTGATAATGGTGTCCCCCAATCACTTGAATATCTTCATAGACAAATGTAGAGAAGGGTGTATCTATCGATAAAGCATACAAATGGACATTGAATAGAATcgattttgagaatttttacgGGATTCATTATAAGTCAAAATTCAAGTAATTCTAGTCGTATCATATGTTTTTTGAAATTAGTTTAGGATATTCCGAAGATTTTCGACACTTAATagtttatatattttgtttgtttttcaatttaaaaaatctaaaaaaattgtttcGGGAGCTAATTAATGGTAGGATCACATCCATATGTcttgaaatattttctttcaCTACCAcgcaaaaaaatttctaaaactaaaaatttcaatttttctctaaaaaaaataaaaaataaaaagagttaTAACTCATGTTTTCCAATCAATTTCGAAAATTTTTACAAGATTCATTATAAGCCAAAATTCGAATCATTATAACCGCACCACAAGTTtcctaaaattaaattaggatatttcgaaaattttcatataaaattataCTTGGGACCCCTATTAGTTTATATCCACAGGTCTTGTAACATTTTCCTTAACTCCCATgcaaaatatttcctaaaactaaagttataattttttcacaaaaactgtGGGACTCATGTTTTCCaattgattttgaaaattttacaaAATTCATTATAAGCTAAAATTCAAGTCATTCTTGTCACACCACATGTTTcctaaaattatttttaggaAATTCTGAACATTTTCAacacataaaaatatatttgggGGGCCctatattattgttttttatttttattttgtaactttgaaaattaattttgggACCTAATAAAATGAAGGATCACATCTAAATGTCTTCAACATTTTCCTTAACTCTGCAAAATATTTTCTAAAActacaattttcaatttttttttcacaaaaattgtgAGCTATAACCTACGTTTTCTAAttgattttgagaatttttacaaGATTCATTATAAGCTAAAATTCATGTTATTCTAGTCGCGCCACATGTTttctaaaattaaattagaacaTTCCAAAATTTTGGACACATCAAATTATATTAGGGGACCActatttgacacaccccgaccgagatcaaggcatgctggtcgcgacgtgagagtgacgtagccatgtgcacagtgcggaagcaataatgctaagaaatataagaataattaaaaaccgaactACTAGAGTGCAATACTAAACATGAAGTGTTAGGAGTAATATACAgaagtaaacactcctaatcaaagcatagaaagtctaggtgcagtccagtagaacaagtactagttatacagtaccataagatgtcctactattatttagatgtGTCAGAACTGCCGAAGTCCTTGCACTCAGCAACTGCaaacttacctaaaacctgaaggggcgcaaaatagaaaacgtgagtgggcaaaaacaaatgttttacaaaaccgtttcatttatcaatatatctaacccctcgttctaaaacatgtataatttttcccagaatcaagatatatgcatatacataaatatatatcaattcaaatcatgcttcacataatcatattcatatgtatgtcatgccaagatataacaaagtaagcaattcaggtaataataatttcatagaaatataacatgttagccggaacccctgtggtaatctgtacggctgaattcatagctcaaaatcaatctagccggagtcactataatgacctatacggcaatatattGCACAAGAGTTGGAACCAAAGGaaaaggtctatacgacaataatgggtgtagtATAATCATGTTCAATattactctcacataatagctgggcgataattcgctagtcacctacgagtcggaaccataaataaggtctgcatgacaagactgtgcacataaattggatccaatatgagcatatggtgcgggaggtgacataataaacaggtcTGTGCCATAActatggctaaatcacaatcaccctaagtgcagttttatgagttcaacattattcaatcacatatcgcatcattgacaattcacataaccaaacataactcacatgagcttacctgagcgtccacaacaccacatttatatatataacgcATCGCATACCAATTCATATGtgaattataaatttatatgcatgacatttatggcatactatcatttaaacacatatttctgggaaaatatcaagtatataaatatatactgaaaaccaaaagcccactcactgatatgttgaagggtcgtagcccccaagtCGCCCTTGGATACACTCGTCCTCGAGATAAGTCTCacttatatgcgaaataactataaaaacgttattttaaagcacatagacaaaactagctaataaattctcatacatagctcaaaatggatatatgaatatattacagtgacctacacaacctcaggatcatcctcAAAATTTTAGATTAATTTTTGGACCCCTCACACGTCGGTGAGTGCACGGCAAGACGCGCGGCCACGCGCAGGGAATCCTGACGGATTCTCTAattgccgttaggaatatttcgttaaaacccAACGGTAACCATTAACCCTAACTGACGACGTTAGCATATTCTGTCAAAACTAACGGAATATTCTCATTTCTTCTCCGTTGAGTCACCGGTTTttgggtaaaactttaaaaccactattctccttcgtttcttcaccatttttcatgaaattggtaccaaaatgaagctaataacatgtagaatcacgttatacaagtttcaaggcttaaaaTCTACTAGGTTTTCCCCGATAAAGCTCGATAGCTCGGCATACCTAGATAAACGTCAATCTCAgccctccgacgtccaaatccttccaacgaagtaccccgagactcgtgaggacctccttatgaaacaccccaaccccttttatattttaaaaaattattttaaagccttaattggtgagcccgtgGGGTCCaccttatgattttttttttggtttttccctaatctctctctcctctttcagCTCTCTTTTCTACCTCACTCTCCCGTGTCTCTCTCTCGGACCTCATCTCTTTCCCTCGCTGCAACTCTTTTCCCCGATCAACACTCAACCACGCCATCTGCTGAGAACTCACCATCTAAACCTCgtccctttcctcttcctcttgccTCTGCGCAACTCGGCgaaaccaagaaaataacctccggcgagtccgacggctttcgaggccatttccggccaaaccactgcGAGTTGgtcggcgtgcaaggtatcaatctcttcgtcttgTCGAGTActataattttcctttttgtttcacttgatttcgttgagtagtgacaaagttatggccgtttaaagtggggTGGTTTTCCGGCCGAATTTCCGGCCTTCTTCTTCGGCAAACCAGGCCCTTCAGGCCGTTTCTCAAACCCACGGGCCTTAAGCCCGTATTGCATAAGCCCAAAGCCCTAGCCCAAtccttttaattgtttttatttatttgttattggTTTAGGACCCAAAAGGCCTTCGGGCCATTAGATTTAGGGCCCGTAGCCCATTAGTCCAACCCAAAAACCTTTtcaggtttttatttattttctgttttagagTAAGGCCTTGGGCCGGTTTTTGGTGGGTGTGGGCTGTGTGCTTGcagcccgtgtgtgtgtgtgtttagtgcatgcatgtgtgtgtgtttgggcttaagcctaaACCACCAATTTTCACCCTAAATCCTTTtaaccccaaaaaccttagaattccaaaacccaatatatcctaatcctatttaacCTTAACCCCAATCcggatttcaagcctaaaacccgttagacctaatttgaccgttgaccccCGGTCAATGTTGACTTTAgagttgacttttcgggttttcgtccgggaccctttttagggtaattcgacgttctgaatccgtttccgatgtccgttttcccaaattcaattgctattatatagttttatttattggactctttatgtgcttagggggcaattattgtgacgtttccgtcttcgctagtggcgcagcttttggcaactaagtactgtgagtggaccccttctaagattacatgattttagcatttaattgcataaatgtttagcatgcctacgagtttatgatttgatttatgcGAAGcatgttaatttaatatattgttTATCGTATcgtgttttggtgaggaattaaattgttagcctatattgagctatattttaatatataatattttctataaaaaaccatgaactggtagactatctgatagatgacgataggatgctagaacatgtttttgaacccctctttatagtgtaGACGATGATCGGTAACCTACGCTATGAAGTGGTATTTACGAGAGGCGTAAcattttgtgcgtacctagtggacactatgccgcctggggcgaggatctggtgttggcatttaggccgggagaaataatccctagctacgggctgagggacatgaagaggcattgggccgggtggtagttatctctggctacgggcgcagagactTTGGTGCAggtattgggccgggagttatatttattcggtgatcttactagcagcacactgcgcttacgagacgatttatgagacgtttattgttttgatttccgcgatgAGTTTCCGCGATAtggcttttgagatatttttggcatgctaggattttgttaaatccatcacttattatgctagtagttttcattattaaactgtgggggttattactttgataactgttttattattatatatatgaacttggtccactcacctttgttttatgcccccattcaggacttagaatcaaggcacctAATCCTGGCATGAAGGCACTTCCGCAGCAGCATCTTCGGAACCTCTCAATGTAGGACCCACTCCtctattcattaaattttatcttaattctttttagtgattaggtttagttgtatgctctgaacacgttcctaaattgttagttcattgtatttcaaatttctaacccttatttatttcttattcttagcttttgtatcaattaatggctttcgtcaccctcgggtgtcggccagcacgtgtctatcctggtattcggggaatatcagggtcggggcgtgtcagattggtatcagagcgtggtttgttcagagcatacttaggattcTTTTCTATTCTCTTAAAGTGTCGGttttgacatcatttggatgtcacgACTTCCGGATTTTGTGCCAGTCGGTGCAGTTGTGCAAATCTTTCTCTGTTTGAATTGTCACCTTCTGGTTGAAATTCAAGAATTCATGTCGGGATTGTGCCTCAACAGTGATGAAGTGGATTGTTGGACGACTTTAAACATCGGATCGATACTCAGCGACGTGTTTTAGAAATCTCAATTTGAGGAATTCTAGTTAAGACCAGCTGTATATTCGAAATGGCGATGCCACTCTGCAACATGCGTTCCCTAGGAATTGCGGGCGGAGTCGGCTCAACATCGAAATCTTTGGAAACTCCTCAGTAGCAGTTGCTATTCTCATCAATTTCCAAATTAATTTTACGACATTCTGAATattcttgacaaataaaaatatatttgagGGGCCCTATATtagtttatatttatttttctattttttaactttaaaaatTAGTTTTAGGACCTAATAGATGGTATGATTACATTCAAAAGTCTtgcaatatttttcttaattccCACGCAAAATATTTCCTTAAActaaaagtttcaattttttcacaaaaactaTGAGTTACCCACGTTTTCCAAtcgattttgaatttttttacaaCATTCGTTATAAGTCAAAATTTGAATCATTCTCGTCTCACCACATgtttcctaaaattaattgtAGGACATTCCTAACATTTTCAACACATAAAAATATATTCGAGGCCCTCTATtagtttattttcaatttttacttgtaactttaaaaatcaataaaaattaatttcggTTTGTAATaaattgtaggattacatcCAAAGGTCTTCAAAATTTTCCTTAACTCCGatgcaaatattaaaaaaaaaacaaaaattttctattttttcacaaaaactgtGAATTATTTACCCATGTTTTCCAATCGGTTTTGAGAATTTATACAATATTTATTATAAGCCGAAATTCAAGTCATTCTCTTCGCACGACATTTTTCCTAAAACTAATTCTAGGACATTCTGAACATTTTCACCgcataataatatttttgacACATTGTTGAACATTTATTAGttgatatttatttttctatttttcaactttaaaaatcaataaaaattaacTTGGGTAAATGAGAGGATCACATTTCAAGGCCTTGCAACATTTTCCTTAACTCTCATgcaaaattttttctaaaacaaagggtttcaattttttcacaaaaactaTGAGTTATAATCCATGTTTTCCTATTGATTTTGAGAATTTATACAAGATTCATTATAAGGAAAAAATCGAGTCATTCATTATAATCCATGTATCCTAAAATTAAATTTAGCACATTCTAAACATTTtagaaacataaaaaaaatatatatatttatttatttttctattattcaactttaaaaaatcacaaaaatttATTTGGGGGCCTAATGAATTGTAGGATCATATCTAAAGGTCTTGCAACATTTTTCTTAACTCTCATGCAAAATAtttcttaaaactaaaaatttcaattttttcaaaaaactgTGAGTAATCCAAGCTTTCCAATCGATTTGGTAATTTTTACAAGAATCATTATAAGTCAAATTTCAAGTTCTTCTCGTCAAACCATATGTTTCTTAAGATTTATTTTAGGACATTCTGTACATTTATGACACATAAAATATATTTGGGGGCCTTCCATTAgttcatatttatttttctatttttcaactttaaaaattaataaacattAGTTTCGGGGCTACTAAATGCTAGGATTACAGTAAAAAATCTTGCAATATTTTCCTTAACTCCcacttaaaatatttaaaccccccccccccccaaaaaaaagcaATTTTCAAAAAAACTATCACGTTTTCCAATCGATTTAGGAGTTTTTACAAAGTCATTATAAGTCAAATTCAAGTCCTTCTTGTTGCACCATAGGTTTCGTAAAATTCATTTTTGgacattttgataatttttgacTTATAAAATTTATTTGGGGGCCCTATATTAGTTTATATTTACTTgactatttaaaaaataataatgaccTAATAAATTGTAAGTTCACATCCAGAGGTCTTGCAACATTTTACTTAACTCCCACACAAAATAttttctaaaactaaaaatttcaaattttcacaaaaattgtGAGTTATAACTCACTTTTTCCAATTGATTTTGAGAATTTATGTAAGATTTATTTTAAGCCAAAATTCGAGTAATTCTCGTCACACCACTtggtttttaaaattaattttaggacaCCGCGAACATTTTTTACACATAAAAATAGGGATTCgaggggtgggggggggggggctctTTTAGTTTATAGttagttttctatttttcaacTTTAAGGATCAATAAAAGTTAATTTCGGGACCTATCCAATTACAGGATCACATCCAAAGGTCTTGTAACATTTTCTTTAACTCCCACGCCAAATATTtctgaaaactaaaaataattaaaaaatagtgTCGTGACCTAATAAATGGGAGGACCACACCTAAAGGTCTGGCAAGATTTTCCTTAACTCCCACGCAAAATATTTCCTGaaactaaaaatcaataaaaaatagttttggGACCTAATAAATGGCAGGATTATATTCAAAGTCTTGCACCATTTTCCTTAACTCACACGCAAA
The nucleotide sequence above comes from Malus sylvestris chromosome 16, drMalSylv7.2, whole genome shotgun sequence. Encoded proteins:
- the LOC126607741 gene encoding uncharacterized protein LOC126607741, which produces MAQQHPSLILLLLSFLPHSPVSLSRTSSLSLAATLFPDQHSTTPSAENSPSKPRPFPLPLASAQLGETKKITSGESDGFRGHFRPNHCELVGVQVSGDLRGFRGSFRPNHGELGVVQGGDRHDALMCGARELLDELQVQESQRCGDYEEFSGVLTDWTKLGLTFGYIKL